A single window of Nicotiana sylvestris chromosome 3, ASM39365v2, whole genome shotgun sequence DNA harbors:
- the LOC138888319 gene encoding uncharacterized protein, which translates to MLFIDDIVLIDETRGGVNAKLEVWRQTLESKGFKLSKSKIKYLECKFSKGMHERRSGSEDWYSGYPKRDSFKYLGSIINGNEEIDEDVTHRIGAGWMRWRLASGIFCDKNVPPGLKGKFYKVVVRPTMLYGAECWPAKKSHDQKMKVAEMRMLRWMCGHTRKDRITNKVIRDKVGVASIEDKLRESSLRWFGHVKRRDIDAPVMRCEKLSRTGLKKGKGRPKKYWGEVIR; encoded by the coding sequence ATgttattcattgatgacatagtCTTAATTGACGAAACGCGAGGTGGAGTTAATGCTAAGTTGGAAGTTTGGAGACAAACGCTGGAGtcaaaaggtttcaagttgagtaagTCAAAAATTAAGTACTTAGAGTGCAAGTTCAGTAAGGGGATGCATGAAAGAAGAAGTGGAAGTGAGGATTGGTACTCAGGTTATCCTAAAAGAGATAGTTTTAAGTATCTTGGGTCTATTATTAACGGCAACgaggagattgacgaggatgttacTCATCGTATTGGAGCTGGGTGGATGAGATGGAGGCTCGCCTCGGGGATTTtttgtgataagaatgtgccccCTGGACTTAAGGGCAAGTTCTATAAAGTGGTGGTTAGACCGACTATGCTGTATGGAGCTGAGTGTTGGCCTGCCAAGAAATCCCATgaccaaaagatgaaagtagctgaaatgaggatgttgagatggatgtgtgggcatactaggAAAGACAGGATTACGAATAAAGTTATTAGGGACAAGGTAGGAGTGGCATCTATAGAGGACAAGTTGCGAGAATCGAGtctgagatggttcgggcatgtgaagaggagagacATAGATGCTCCGGTGATGAGGTGTGAGAAGTTGTCCAGGACGGGTCTGAAGAAGGGAaaaggtaggcctaagaagtattggggagaggtaattAGGTAG